A genomic region of Miscanthus floridulus cultivar M001 chromosome 3, ASM1932011v1, whole genome shotgun sequence contains the following coding sequences:
- the LOC136546276 gene encoding transcription initiation factor TFIID subunit 10-like, producing the protein MMSSNSGGGAGGPGGGMGPGVGRGGDGWHDDEAALTEFLSSLMDYTPTVWSELVEHYLGRSGFHCPDLRLTRLVAVATQKFLSDIASDSLQHCKARVAAPIKDNKSKQPKDRRLVLTMDDLSKALREHGVNLKHPEYFADSPSAGMAPSTREE; encoded by the exons ATGATGAGCAgcaacagcggcggcggcgcaggaggCCCTGGCGGGGGCATGGGTCCAGGAGTGGGTCGAGGTGGGGATGGGTGGCACGACGACGAGGCTGCACTCACTGAGTTCCTCTCATCCCTCATGGACTACACCCCCACGGTATGGT CAGAGCTGGTGGAGCACTACCTTGGCCGCAGCGGGTTCCACTGCCCCGACCTTCGCCT AACAAGACTGGTTGCTGTAGCCACCCAGAAGTTCCtttcggacatcgctagcgattcTCTTCA GCACTGCAAGGCTAGGGTAGCGGCACCTATCAAAGACAATAAGAGCAAACAGCCTAAG GATAGACGTCTTGTATTAACCATGGACGATCTTTCTAAAGCCTTGCGTGAG CATGGTGTGAACTTGAAACACCCGGAGTACTTCGCAGACAGCCCTTCAGCAGGAATGGCTCCTTCTACAAGGGAGGAGTAG